In Methanofollis sp., the sequence AGAAGCAAAAGATGCGGCGGAACTCCTCGCACGCCACCCGCAGGCAAAGAGGATCGGCGTCTGTTTTATGAGCATGTTCAAGAAGGCGGGCTGGCTCGAACAGGTTCCCTTCGACCTCCTGATCGACGCCACTCTCGACCCGGTCACCATCTACCGGTAGATCTCCGCGATCTGCGGCGCCCCCTGCAGGGCCCTGACCACTTCCTCCACAATTTTTTCGACCTGCCACACTGTCAGCGGCACCTCGCCGAGGAAAAGCTCTATCTCGCCCCGCCTCACAAGCGAGAGCGTCGCAACTCCCTCGAAAAAAGGCAACTGCGCCAGCTCCTCAAAGGTGATCTTTGTTTTCATGGTCCCCCCACCCTCCATACCGGCCTTCAGGATATAAATATTTCCGGTACGGCCCCGGGGCGAACCACGAATTTTGAGGAATAAATGGATTGACCGCCGGGCTCTGGAGAGAACTCTATGATCGGGCCAAGGGATCCTCGTGATCCCCGGAGGGGAGAGGTGCGGATCCGCTGCCTTCTCCTACAGTTCGCCGGGGGACTACGCCGAAAATCAAAGATTTGAGGAATTGCCATCCCGTCCCCATCCTCATGGCAGGGTGCGAACGTCAGCGAGCATGAAATCAAGGTAGTCCCTCGGAGCAGGCACTCCAGAAAAGGATTTTCACAGAACAGAATACCCGGAAATCGGAAGAGTGCAGGAATGCAGTCTTCCGGCCCGAGAGAAACGTGCAAAAAATATTTAGAGGTAAGGGTTGCGCAGACCCTTGCCGACGCCAAAGGACGCACGGGCTTCGAGCGTCTTCTGGTTCTTCGTGATCTTGTCGGTGGCGAGCTTGGTCACGAGGTCAAGGCCGGGCTTGACACCGGCGATGTCCTGGGTCTCGAAGCAACCGGCGGTGATGGCCTTGGCCCAGACATCTTCGCCGTTCTTTGTCCTGACAAAGACCGTGCTCCAGCCGTCGGGGGTGCCGACCGATCCGGTCGAGACATCGGCGAGGTTGGAGACATAGTCCAGGCAGACGTGGCAGCCGGGCTGCTCGTACTTGTGGGTGACCTTGAGCGGGATCTGGGAGACCGCACCGCGCTCGGTGTAGGCCCAGAACTTGCCCTTGCCGATGTCCATCTTGGTGACGGACTCGAGTTTCTGGTTGCAGTGGTCCTCGACGATCGCCTCGATCGATTGGTACGGGAAGTTCTCCATGCAGAAGATCCCGATGGCCAGGGCGATCTTGTCAGGGACGTCGCGCATCCCGATCGGATAGAGCTGGGCCTTCCTGACAGCCTGCATCTGGCACGGTGTGCCGACGATGCCGACCTTGTCAAGGCCATAGCTCCGGGTCGCCTCCTTGAGGAGGGAGAGGTTCGGGGAGAGGTTGTACTTCGTGCCGCGGGCCGCAAGAAGCTCAGCCCTCGTGGTCGCAACCATCGGCTCGGGCTTCCAGGGCTCATCGGACGGCCCCGCTACGATGGCACCGTCGATGATGCCCTCTTCGAGCGCATACGCAAAGAGCTGGGTGACGATACCGCCGTCCTGAGCTCCCTTCAGAATTTCCTTGTCGGTGCTGCGTGCAGCGAC encodes:
- the frhB gene encoding coenzyme F420 hydrogenase subunit beta — encoded protein: MVLGNYKTCVAARSTDKEILKGAQDGGIVTQLFAYALEEGIIDGAIVAGPSDEPWKPEPMVATTRAELLAARGTKYNLSPNLSLLKEATRSYGLDKVGIVGTPCQMQAVRKAQLYPIGMRDVPDKIALAIGIFCMENFPYQSIEAIVEDHCNQKLESVTKMDIGKGKFWAYTERGAVSQIPLKVTHKYEQPGCHVCLDYVSNLADVSTGSVGTPDGWSTVFVRTKNGEDVWAKAITAGCFETQDIAGVKPGLDLVTKLATDKITKNQKTLEARASFGVGKGLRNPYL